A window of the Yersinia rochesterensis genome harbors these coding sequences:
- the hpt gene encoding hypoxanthine phosphoribosyltransferase produces the protein MLAVKHTVEVMISEQEVKNRIVELGRQISEHYRDSGSEMVLVGLLRGSFMFMADLCRAIDVSHEVDFMTASSYGNGMSTTRDVKILKDLDEDIRGKDVLIVEDIIDSGNTLSKVREILQLRGPKSLAICTLLDKPERREVQVPVEWVGFTIPDEFVVGYGIDYAQRYRHLPYVGKVVMFDE, from the coding sequence ATGTTGGCTGTGAAGCACACTGTAGAAGTCATGATTTCCGAACAGGAAGTCAAAAACCGGATTGTCGAATTAGGCCGCCAAATCTCCGAACATTATCGCGACAGTGGCAGTGAAATGGTGTTGGTGGGGTTGCTCCGTGGTTCATTTATGTTTATGGCTGATTTATGTCGCGCGATAGACGTTTCCCATGAAGTCGATTTTATGACCGCCTCGAGCTATGGCAACGGCATGAGCACTACCCGCGATGTGAAAATCCTGAAAGATTTGGATGAAGATATCCGTGGTAAAGACGTGCTGATTGTCGAAGATATTATCGATTCCGGTAACACGCTAAGTAAAGTTCGTGAAATTCTGCAACTGCGTGGGCCAAAATCATTGGCGATCTGTACGCTGCTGGATAAACCTGAGCGTCGTGAAGTACAAGTTCCCGTAGAGTGGGTCGGTTTTACCATTCCTGATGAGTTCGTAGTGGGTTATGGTATCGATTATGCTCAGCGTTACCGGCACTTGCCGTATGTCGGCAAAGTTGTGATGTTTGACGAGTAA
- the can gene encoding carbonate dehydratase: MKEIEKLLANNDLWSKAISKDDPGFFEHLAEAQKPRFLWIGCSDSRVPAEQLTGLKAGELFVHRNVANLVIHTDLNCLSVVQYAIDVLQVEHIIICGHLGCGGVEAAMKKDLELGLIDNWLLHIRDLWFKHSTLLGELPAEERSDMLCKINVVEQVYNLGHSTIVRSAWKRGQKAMIHGWVYGIEDGKLTDLNISSTSLSELEIKYREAMAKILQPNRQN, from the coding sequence ATGAAAGAAATAGAGAAGCTCCTCGCGAACAATGACCTCTGGTCAAAAGCCATCAGTAAAGACGATCCTGGTTTTTTTGAACACTTGGCGGAAGCCCAGAAACCTCGATTTTTGTGGATTGGTTGTTCAGACAGCCGCGTTCCTGCTGAACAGTTAACCGGCCTGAAAGCTGGGGAATTGTTTGTTCACCGCAATGTTGCCAATCTGGTTATCCATACGGATCTGAACTGTTTGTCCGTGGTGCAATACGCCATCGACGTTTTACAGGTCGAGCATATCATTATCTGCGGTCACCTTGGCTGTGGTGGTGTTGAAGCCGCAATGAAAAAAGACCTTGAATTAGGGCTTATTGACAACTGGTTACTGCACATTCGGGATCTTTGGTTCAAACACAGCACTCTGCTGGGTGAACTGCCAGCCGAAGAACGCAGCGATATGTTATGTAAAATCAACGTGGTAGAGCAAGTCTATAACTTGGGTCATTCGACTATTGTTCGCTCCGCCTGGAAGCGCGGGCAGAAAGCGATGATTCACGGCTGGGTCTATGGTATTGAAGACGGCAAACTGACGGATTTAAATATTTCTAGCACCAGTCTCAGCGAACTGGAAATCAAGTACCGCGAAGCAATGGCTAAAATACTGCAACCAAACAGACAAAACTAA
- a CDS encoding ABC transporter ATP-binding protein, whose amino-acid sequence MTYALEITQLTKTYAGGVQALRGIDLHVEAGDFYALLGPNGAGKSTTIGIISSLVNKTSGKVKVFGYDIDQDIVNAKRQLGLVPQEFNFNPFETVLQIVITQAGYYGVTRREALQRAEKYLSQLDLWSKRHERAIRLSGGMKRRLMIARALMHEPKLLILDEPTAGVDIELRRSMWGFLKELNAQGTTIILTTHYLEEAEMLCRNIGIIQNGELVENTTMKQLLGKLESETFIFDLGIKSPLPKLEGYSYRLTDTSTLEVDVKREQGLNGLFSQLNAQGIQVQSMRNKANRLEELFVTLVNGNGGEKV is encoded by the coding sequence ATGACATATGCACTGGAAATAACGCAACTGACCAAAACCTATGCAGGTGGCGTTCAGGCATTGCGTGGCATTGATCTGCACGTAGAAGCAGGCGATTTTTATGCACTACTTGGGCCTAATGGGGCGGGTAAATCCACCACCATTGGTATTATCAGTTCATTGGTGAATAAAACCTCTGGCAAGGTGAAAGTCTTTGGCTACGACATCGACCAAGATATCGTGAATGCCAAACGCCAGCTTGGGCTAGTGCCACAAGAATTTAACTTTAACCCGTTTGAGACGGTATTGCAGATTGTGATTACTCAAGCGGGATATTACGGCGTCACACGGCGAGAGGCCCTGCAACGAGCAGAAAAATATCTCAGCCAGCTAGACTTATGGAGCAAACGTCATGAGCGCGCTATCCGCCTATCCGGTGGGATGAAGCGCCGTTTGATGATTGCCCGCGCTCTGATGCATGAACCTAAGTTACTGATTCTGGATGAGCCGACAGCAGGGGTGGACATCGAGCTGCGCCGCTCCATGTGGGGCTTCCTCAAAGAGCTGAATGCGCAGGGAACGACCATCATTCTGACGACTCATTATCTGGAAGAGGCGGAAATGCTGTGCCGCAACATTGGCATTATCCAGAATGGTGAGTTGGTGGAAAATACCACTATGAAGCAGTTACTTGGCAAGCTTGAATCAGAAACATTTATTTTTGATTTGGGTATTAAAAGCCCACTGCCGAAGCTGGAAGGCTATAGCTATCGTCTGACGGACACCTCAACGTTGGAAGTTGATGTTAAACGTGAACAGGGCCTAAATGGTCTATTCAGTCAACTGAACGCTCAGGGAATTCAGGTACAAAGTATGCGCAACAAGGCTAACCGTCTGGAAGAACTATTTGTCACCTTGGTTAATGGCAACGGGGGAGAAAAAGTATGA
- a CDS encoding ABC transporter permease translates to MTRLYWVALQSIWIKEITRFARIWIQTLVPPVITMSLYFVIFGNLIGSRIGDMGGFDYMQFIVPGLIMMAVITNSYANVAASFFGAKFQRSIEELLVAPVPTHIVIVGYVGGGVARGICVGILVTIISLFFVPLHVHSWSMIALTLMLTAILFSLGGLLNAVFAKTFDDISLVPTFVLTPLTYLGGVFYSLALLPPFWQAVSKLNPIVYMISGFRYGFLGITDVPLVFTIGVLVVFIAVFYAWAWYLIERGRGLRT, encoded by the coding sequence ATGACCCGCCTGTATTGGGTAGCATTACAGAGTATCTGGATCAAAGAAATCACCCGTTTTGCGCGCATTTGGATTCAAACTCTGGTGCCGCCAGTGATTACTATGTCGCTCTATTTCGTTATTTTCGGCAACCTGATTGGCTCCCGAATTGGTGATATGGGGGGCTTTGATTATATGCAGTTTATTGTTCCCGGCCTGATAATGATGGCGGTGATAACAAACTCATATGCTAACGTCGCGGCCTCCTTTTTTGGCGCAAAATTCCAGCGCAGCATCGAAGAGTTGTTGGTCGCCCCTGTACCCACTCATATCGTGATTGTTGGCTATGTAGGCGGTGGTGTGGCGCGCGGGATCTGTGTCGGTATTCTGGTGACGATTATTTCGCTGTTCTTTGTGCCGCTGCATGTCCACTCTTGGTCAATGATCGCACTGACATTAATGCTGACGGCAATATTATTTTCTCTCGGCGGATTGTTGAATGCTGTTTTTGCCAAGACTTTTGATGATATCAGTCTGGTGCCGACTTTTGTGCTGACACCACTAACCTATCTGGGTGGGGTATTTTACTCGTTAGCCTTGCTTCCTCCTTTCTGGCAAGCGGTGTCAAAACTTAACCCTATCGTGTATATGATCAGTGGGTTCCGTTACGGATTCCTCGGAATTACTGATGTGCCGTTGGTCTTTACCATTGGTGTGCTAGTGGTGTTTATCGCGGTATTTTATGCTTGGGCTTGGTATTTGATTGAGCGTGGGCGCGGCCTACGCACCTAA
- a CDS encoding polysaccharide deacetylase family protein has protein sequence MWHKNRIAIGMLLGIVMSVMMPATHADLLPDEAVLTPKYMVTDRDSEMYSLVGDQVIPVGEIKEDQLIQVLPAAAEYYEFKFGNGIGFIDKDDLRDINKVRKNNDILGDLNKPLPNQNIIIKRETPVYLVADVDGEQFATLAENLRYPIVGKLKDRLGNTWYQVNIGDRLGYVSSTDAEIDNGIPILTYHHMLKNEENKRFLNTSTTTSDAAFSNQMTYLKQTGYDTISLYQLEGYLNNKINLPAKVVVLTFDDGLKSVYRYAYPILKENGFRATAFIISSRIKRHPQKWNPDTLQFMSISELKAIQDVFDIQSHTHFLHRTDNKRNPILLSRSYHNIVFDFEHSRRALSQFNPHVIFLSYPFGGFNQTAIDAAKNAGFHLAVTTMQGKVKPGDNPYTLKRLYILRTDSIPTMAERIANEPGQPVAAAPAVMESD, from the coding sequence ATGTGGCATAAAAACAGAATAGCTATTGGGATGCTACTCGGTATTGTCATGTCGGTAATGATGCCGGCAACCCATGCAGACCTCCTGCCAGACGAAGCGGTTCTTACCCCTAAATATATGGTTACAGACCGCGATAGCGAAATGTATTCATTGGTTGGCGATCAGGTCATTCCTGTCGGTGAGATTAAAGAAGATCAACTTATCCAGGTTTTGCCCGCGGCGGCAGAATATTATGAATTCAAGTTTGGTAACGGTATCGGCTTTATTGATAAAGACGATTTACGCGATATCAATAAAGTACGAAAAAACAATGATATATTGGGGGACTTGAATAAGCCTCTGCCAAATCAAAACATTATTATCAAACGCGAGACCCCGGTTTATTTAGTCGCAGATGTCGATGGCGAGCAATTTGCTACCTTAGCAGAAAACTTACGCTACCCGATTGTAGGTAAATTGAAAGACCGGCTAGGCAACACCTGGTATCAGGTGAATATTGGCGATCGTCTGGGATATGTCAGTAGCACTGATGCTGAAATAGATAACGGCATTCCTATTCTGACTTATCACCATATGTTGAAAAATGAGGAAAATAAACGCTTCCTCAATACCTCAACAACAACCTCTGATGCCGCGTTTAGCAACCAGATGACTTATCTCAAGCAGACCGGTTACGACACCATTTCTCTTTATCAGCTTGAAGGTTATCTCAATAACAAAATTAACCTGCCCGCGAAAGTTGTGGTGCTGACATTCGATGACGGCCTTAAATCAGTCTATCGCTATGCTTATCCGATTCTGAAAGAGAATGGCTTCCGGGCAACGGCATTTATTATTTCATCGCGCATTAAACGTCATCCTCAGAAATGGAATCCTGACACATTACAGTTTATGAGTATTTCTGAATTAAAAGCCATTCAGGATGTATTTGATATTCAGTCTCATACGCACTTTTTACACCGGACTGACAATAAACGTAATCCAATTTTATTGAGTCGTTCTTATCATAATATTGTTTTTGATTTTGAACATTCTCGCCGGGCTTTGTCGCAGTTTAATCCACACGTGATTTTTCTGTCATATCCGTTTGGTGGCTTTAACCAAACCGCGATTGATGCGGCGAAAAACGCGGGTTTCCATCTGGCGGTGACGACTATGCAGGGCAAGGTTAAACCCGGCGATAATCCGTATACCCTCAAGCGGCTTTATATTTTGCGAACCGATTCAATTCCTACAATGGCAGAGCGTATCGCCAATGAACCTGGTCAGCCGGTTGCCGCCGCACCTGCGGTGATGGAGTCTGATTAG
- the panD gene encoding aspartate 1-decarboxylase, with translation MIRTMLQGKLHRVKVTQADLHYEGSCAIDQDFLEAAGILEYEAIDIYNVDNGQRFSTYAIAAERGSRIISVNGAAARCACVGDKLIICSYVQMSDADARLHHPKVAYFEGENQLQRKAKAVPVQVA, from the coding sequence ATGATACGCACTATGTTGCAAGGCAAACTGCACCGGGTGAAAGTCACTCAAGCTGATTTGCACTATGAAGGTTCCTGCGCTATTGATCAGGATTTTCTGGAAGCCGCAGGTATTCTGGAATATGAAGCCATTGATATTTATAACGTTGATAATGGTCAGCGTTTTTCGACTTATGCTATCGCCGCCGAACGAGGTTCACGAATTATCTCAGTGAACGGCGCAGCAGCACGTTGTGCTTGTGTTGGTGACAAATTGATCATCTGTTCCTATGTCCAGATGTCAGATGCTGATGCCCGCCTGCACCACCCAAAAGTGGCGTATTTTGAAGGTGAAAATCAGCTACAGCGCAAGGCTAAAGCAGTGCCCGTTCAAGTGGCGTAA
- the panC gene encoding pantoate--beta-alanine ligase, producing the protein MLIIETLPLLRQQIRRWRHEGKRVALVPTMGNLHEGHMTLVEDAKTRADVVVVSIFVNPLQFERPDDLARYPRTLQEDCEKLTRHGVDLVFAPAAADVYPAGLDNQTYVDVPALSTILEGASRPGHFRGVSTIVSKLFNLVQPDVACFGEKDYQQLALIRKMVTDMGYDINIVGVPIVRAKDGLALSSRNGYLTAEERKIAPQLYKIMQALAEKLVMGERQIDNLLADTAEQLRSAGFTPDELFIRDAQTLQPLTVDSKQAVILMAAWLGKARLIDNQQVDLQS; encoded by the coding sequence ATGCTGATTATTGAAACTTTACCACTATTACGCCAGCAAATTCGCCGCTGGCGGCATGAAGGTAAACGAGTTGCTTTGGTTCCCACCATGGGTAACCTGCACGAAGGGCATATGACATTGGTGGAAGATGCCAAAACTCGTGCCGATGTTGTAGTCGTTAGTATTTTTGTCAATCCACTGCAATTCGAGCGCCCGGATGATTTAGCCCGCTACCCGCGCACCTTGCAGGAAGATTGTGAGAAGCTGACCCGTCACGGTGTGGATTTAGTGTTCGCCCCGGCGGCGGCGGATGTTTACCCCGCGGGTTTGGACAACCAGACCTATGTTGACGTCCCTGCACTGTCGACCATTTTGGAGGGTGCCAGCCGCCCCGGCCATTTCCGTGGCGTATCCACGATTGTCAGCAAGCTGTTCAATCTGGTTCAGCCGGATGTCGCCTGTTTTGGCGAAAAAGATTATCAGCAATTGGCGCTGATTCGCAAAATGGTGACGGATATGGGCTATGACATCAATATTGTCGGCGTGCCCATTGTTCGCGCCAAAGATGGCCTGGCACTCAGTTCCCGTAACGGTTATCTGACCGCTGAAGAGCGCAAAATTGCGCCGCAGCTTTATAAGATAATGCAGGCGTTAGCCGAGAAGCTTGTCATGGGTGAACGGCAGATTGATAATCTACTGGCGGACACCGCAGAACAATTACGCAGTGCTGGTTTTACACCGGATGAGCTGTTTATCCGTGATGCCCAAACCTTACAGCCGTTGACGGTTGACAGCAAACAAGCCGTGATACTGATGGCCGCATGGCTGGGTAAAGCTCGACTAATTGATAATCAACAAGTTGATTTACAAAGCTAA